A single genomic interval of Tursiops truncatus isolate mTurTru1 chromosome 1, mTurTru1.mat.Y, whole genome shotgun sequence harbors:
- the ANKRD34A gene encoding ankyrin repeat domain-containing protein 34A produces the protein MLHTEGHALLRAVGQGKLRLARLLLEGGAYVNEGDAQGETALMAACRARYDDPQNKARMVRYLLEQGADPNIADRLGRTALMHACAGGGGAAVASLLLAHGADPSVRDHAGASALVHALDRGDRETLATLLDACKAKGTEVIIITTDTSPSGTKKTRQYLNSPPSPGVEDPAPAPLSPGVCTSPSEIQLQTAGVGGQGLLSPRTQEEEEKRDVFEFPLPKPPDDPSPSEPLPKPPRHPPKPLKRLNSEPWGLVAPPQPVPPAEVRPGIERLTTEFNGLTLTGRPRLSRRHSTEGPEDPPPWAEKVTGGGPLSRRNTAPEAQEPGPPSGLRQKLSRMEPVELDIPGNLCPDSPECSRPSLERRRYSASPLTLPPAGSVPSPRQSQESLPGAVSPLSGRRRSPGLLERRGSGTLLLDHIAQTRPGFLPPLNVSPHPPIPDIRPQPGGRAPSLPAPPQAGAPGSPRTKRKLVRRHSMQTEQIRLLGGFQSLGGPGEPGR, from the coding sequence ATGCTGCACACCGAGGGCCACGCTCTTCTTCGGGCCGTGGGTCAGGGTAAGCTACGCTTGGCCCGTTTGCTTCTGGAGGGGGGCGCCTACGTGAATGAGGGTGATGCCCAAGGGGAGACTGCGCTAATGGCGGCCTGTCGGGCCCGCTACGACGACCCCCAGAACAAGGCGCGCATGGTACGCTACCTTCTGGAGCAAGGCGCGGACCCCAACATCGCAGATCGCCTAGGGCGCACGGCGCTTATGCACGCTTGCGCCGGCGGCGGGGGCGCAGCGGTGGCCTCCCTGCTCCTTGCCCATGGCGCAGACCCTTCAGTCCGAGATCACGCTGGCGCCTCGGCGCTTGTCCACGCCCTGGACCGCGGGGATCGCGAGACCCTTGCCACGCTGCTGGACGCCTGTAAGGCCAAGGGCACGGaggtcatcatcatcaccaccgaCACCTCGCCCTCGGGCACCAAGAAGACCCGGCAGTATCTCAATTCCCCACCGTCCCCGGGGGTGGAGGACCCCGCTCCCGCTCCTCTTAGCCCGGGGGTCTGCACGTCGCCGTCGGAAATCCAACTGCAGACTGCAGGAGTAGGAGGACAGGGATTGTTATCCCCTCGCacccaggaagaagaggagaagcgGGACGTATTTGAATTCCCTCTTCCTAAGCCCCCCGATGACCCCTCCCCTTCTGAGCCACTCCCCAAACCACCCCGTCATCCTCCAAAACCACTCAAAAGGCTCAACTCCGAGCCTTGGGGCCTAGTGGCCCCTCCTCAACCGGTCCCTCCTGCCGAAGTGAGGCCGGGGATTGAGCGCCTGACCACCGAATTCAACGGCCTGACCCTGACAGGTCGACCGCGTCTTTCCAGACGTCATAGCACTGAAGGCCCAGAGGACCCGCCCCCGTGGGCGGAGAAAGTGACGGGTGGGGGTCCTCTCTCGCGCCGAAACACAGCGCCAGAAGCTCAGGAGCCTGGCCCCCCTTCAGGGCTGAGGCAGAAACTGAGCCGCATGGAGCCGGTGGAGCTCGATATCCCCGGAAATCTTTGCCCCGACTCGCCGGAGTGCAGCCGCCCGTCCCTGGAGCGCCGCAGATACAGCGCCTCCCCGCTGACCCTCCCTCCAGCCGGCTCTGTTCCCTCCCCGCGCCAGTCCCAGGAGAGTCTGCCTGGGGCTGTGTCTCCGTTGAGCGGGCGGAGGCGGAGTCCAGGGTTGCTGGAGCGGAGGGGCTCGGGGACGTTGCTTCTGGACCACATCGCGCAAACACGGCCTGGTTTCCTGCCCCCGCTCAATGTCAgcccccaccctcccatccctgACATTCGTCCCCAACCCGGAGGTCGGGCGCCTTCGctgcccgcccctccccaggCGGGGGCGCCAGGCTCTCCCAGGACCAAGCGCAAGTTGGTGAGGCGCCACTCCATGCAGACTGAGCAGATCCGCCTGCTAGGGGGCTTCCAGAGTCTAGGCGGGCCAGGGGAGCCTGGGCGCTGA